From the genome of Triticum aestivum cultivar Chinese Spring chromosome 1A, IWGSC CS RefSeq v2.1, whole genome shotgun sequence:
TACCTTCTATGATCATGGTCCGCCTTATCCTGTCGCCCATCGGCCCAAAGAGAGCCGCTTTGAAGACCGGTGACCGCATTGCAAGCACAATCTTGTGTGCATGGAAACTCTCCCCTCTAACCTCGAATGTGATATTTGTTTCCTCCCCTGCCTTAAGTAATTCTCCAAGATTATTAGATAGGTTCGAGGGAGGCACTTGAATGTCAATGGAAGTCGTCGTTACTGCCACCTTAGATTCTGCCAGAAATGTGATAGAACATTCAATCATAAGGCTGTCATCCTGTAGGTACAAGGATGGTTGTAGGAAGTCTTTGCCTACATAGGGTGGCGGATGAGAGCGAAACACTATCAGCATCTTTTGGGAGAGCAGCACCAATGGCGGCAGCTTGTTGGCTTGGTCGACCAACCTGATCTCGAAGGACGCCCTCACCTCGGAGTTGGTGCTCACAAAATCTAGGGAAATGTACGCATAGTCCCCAATTTTCATCTCCATCTCCCCGTCGGGGTAGTACTCAATGCGCCAAAAGTATCCGCCGACATCGAAGGTGGCGGACGACAAGTACCTACCAACGCCGATGCTCCTTTGAAGGTTGTAGCTAGAAATCTTGAAAGTGTGCATTCCTCGGACCACGGAAGGGGTGCACAATGATGCCGACGCCCTCATTCTAGGCCTTTGGGGCTCCTCCGAGATTGGAGTTTGTGCAAAGAAATTCATGGGGTGGTTTCTGGATGGGGAGAACTGTTCTCAGGCCATCAAAGTAGGGGAGGTAGGTCCTAATTGGCTAGGGAGGGGTTGATGGTGATGTTAGCACGCATGGGGAAGGAGGTACGGTGGCACTACTCGTGAGGGAAAGGACGCGCGGCTATGGAGTATGCCTACTCTGGTCCAACCCTACCCCTATTTAGGGCTCTCGAGTACTAACGGTCGGTTCACAATCAAAACACGCTTTATCTGTGAATTAATGTTATGTGTTATCCCGAAATGCGCTTTAGTTGTCAATCAATGTCATCCCAAAATAAACTTTACACCCAATGTCCAGAAGGCCAAAATGCACTTTAGTCTCAACTGTCAGATTTGAGGTCACACATGCCTTAGCCATGAATCAATGTTATGTGTTATCTGAAAACACGCTTTAGACACGAATCAATGTTATCCAAAAATAACTTTACTCCCAATGGTCATATTCTCAATCAAAACATGCTTTAGCCATGAATTAATGTTATGTGTTATCCAAAAACGCATTTTAGCTACAAATCAATGTTATCCCAAAATGCACTTTAGTCCCATCGGTCAAAACGCGCTTTAGTCCCCACGGTCATTTTTGTTGCCTAAACGTGCTTTACCATTGTCTCGAAAGTGGTGGTTATGTGTCAAACAAAGCAAGACTGGTGGTTTACTGATAATCTAACCTTGTGATTGTTTCTTGTAATTCACTCGCGTGGATTTGGAGTTAGTGGTCGTTTGCGAGCAATGTTAAATTTCCAAAGTTTCCCAATAGTCTATTTTAAGTGGGAAATACGATAATGGAGTCACTTCTTATATGCAAAGATAGAAAAATTCACGTGGGTTGTTGGATCTCGAATGGATGGCCTGTATTGTGCTTGAGAATTTCTCTACTTGCCTATTTGAGAGTTACTCTTAGGATGTAACAATAGAGAAACTGTATGTGGGCCGATAGATCTTCAATGGATGGTCCAGATTGGCGAAGTGAGAGCTAGTAGGAGGCTAAAAAACCCAGAAAATTGAAAGCCACCGGTTTAATATAGCAGTATTTTTTTGAATGGTCACTTGGGATCAAGTCCCCACCTGAATATTTTCATTCATAGTTGTCTATGGGGATTTGAAGCCTCTACAAGATAGGttccaacactacaaaaaagacgcATCTATGATGATACGGCTTTGTCACAGTAGATCGTGTTTCTGTCACCtatgtacatccatgacatttttatgacagaatcaagatagtcatatatgTGTTGTCGGGGGTGTGTTCCATGAGAATAATCCCTTTGCTGGGCCGACTCAGGGGATCCTCGTCAATAATGAGACATAGGAGTCAACATGCACATCCATCATCGAATGAAGATGCTCTGTCGGTGAGCCAAACTACGTGCGGGGCGGCTGGCTCTAGCTGGTCCCGCTGTTCACTGCGCCACCTCATGCGGCGCCAGCGACCTTCTTGCATGGCGAACGTGAACCGGAGAGTCGAGGCCTCCACCGCTACGAGGGATCATGCATCGGGAAGGGTCAAGGAGCTCCTAACCGACGCTCCCAGTGTCGGTTTAGCTTACTGGCGCTCGAAGGTGATGCTactgggccagcccagcaaaaCTTCAATCGGTCGCACGAGACACGAAGTTCGCTCGCGGATAgcatgcccctccccccccccaaataAAGTGGCCCTCCTTGAGGATCAAACTCGCACCATTACACCCACATACAAGTATGGCTAACCATGAGAGTCACTAGATGCTAGTGACCAATTGTAGGGCGAGCTATTTAAGAACAATTATAGCTGCACAATTTATTTCATCGTTCTACCATTAGCGCTTTGATTTTTtaattatttgaaaacattttggaAAACATGATTTTTATTTAAACTGGATGTTTTTGAAAGTTCACATATTTCAAAAAAGTTTGCATATTCATAAAAAGAGCACAAATACAAAAAGTTCAGGTATTCACAAAAGTTCACGGATTCAAAAAGCTTGTCAAATTGAAGAAAGTACACTAATTTGGAAAAAAGGTCGTGAGATTTCAAAAAGTTTGCATATTTTACAAAAATTCTTGAAATTTTAAAAAGTCAACAGATTTTAAATAAGttcatggatttttgaattaaagaAGTCACATATTCGGAAAAAGTTCTTCAATTTTggggaaaaagttcacaaattcaaaaaaacactggattttgaaaaaaatcatggatttgaaaaaatttcattgattttgaaaaaaagttcacgatattttaaaaatagcaataattttaaaaaagttcactagattttgaaaaaaattcattgtttatgaaaaaaatgttcatca
Proteins encoded in this window:
- the LOC123180420 gene encoding BTB/POZ and MATH domain-containing protein 1-like: MNFFAQTPISEEPQRPRMRASASLCTPSVVRGMHTFKISSYNLQRSIGVDFVSTNSEVRASFEIRLVDQANKLPPLVLLSQKMLIVFRSHPPPYVGKDFLQPSLYLQDDSLMIECSITFLAESKVAVTTTSIDIQVPPSNLSNNLGELLKAGEETNITFEVRGESFHAHKIVLAMRSPVFKAALFGPMGDRIRRTMIIEGIQPAIFSALLHFIYTDSLPSMGHLYGDNGEEMVKHLVMAADRYAMERMKVICENILCKNLNVQNVTTTLDLANCYHCNQLKSACLEFITSPDRVQDVVASEGYAKLKRSCPAIIADIFERATKSHKI